In a genomic window of Streptomyces sp. SJL17-4:
- a CDS encoding helix-turn-helix domain-containing protein, producing the protein MTTTASPRALEHPARDQIRLEAVLHALADPVRLRIVRDMARERAELSCSYFDLPVTKSTTTHHFRVLREGGVIRQTYRGTAKLNALREDDLEALFPGLLATVLSAAGAQADREDATA; encoded by the coding sequence ATGACGACCACCGCCAGCCCTCGCGCACTCGAACACCCCGCGCGCGACCAGATCCGACTGGAGGCGGTGCTGCACGCGCTCGCGGACCCGGTGCGGCTCCGGATCGTGCGGGACATGGCGCGCGAGCGCGCCGAACTGAGCTGCTCGTACTTCGACCTCCCGGTCACCAAGTCCACGACGACGCACCACTTCCGGGTGCTGCGCGAGGGTGGAGTCATCCGGCAGACGTACCGCGGTACGGCCAAGCTCAACGCCCTGCGCGAGGACGACCTCGAAGCCCTCTTCCCGGGCCTGCTCGCCACGGTCCTGTCGGCGGCCGGCGCCCAGGCCGACCGCGAGGACGCGACGGCCTAG
- a CDS encoding DUF305 domain-containing protein has product MLIRRQRAVVAVALSAVAVLALTACESGPDKGTPEAKGSTGTVVAPGKPGEPARRISPEEAAELLPDESPNGADFTYAQMMIVHHRQALTMTALVPQRAGSPQVKKVAERIAAAQQPEIGAMEGWLKNNGGPREQAGHDHHSMPGMATAGQLENLRNAKGKAFDELFLKLMITHHEGAVTMAAEVLSEGNNVLVEEMANDVIAQQTAEIGRMRRL; this is encoded by the coding sequence TTGTTGATCCGCCGCCAGCGTGCCGTCGTCGCCGTGGCCCTGTCCGCCGTCGCCGTACTCGCCCTGACCGCCTGTGAGTCGGGGCCCGACAAGGGAACGCCGGAGGCGAAGGGCTCGACCGGGACGGTGGTCGCGCCGGGCAAGCCCGGGGAACCGGCCAGGCGGATATCCCCCGAGGAGGCCGCCGAGCTGCTTCCGGACGAGAGCCCGAACGGCGCGGACTTCACCTACGCGCAGATGATGATCGTGCACCACCGGCAGGCCCTGACCATGACGGCGCTGGTCCCACAGCGGGCGGGTTCCCCCCAGGTCAAGAAGGTGGCCGAGCGGATCGCGGCGGCACAGCAGCCGGAGATCGGCGCGATGGAAGGTTGGCTGAAAAACAACGGTGGCCCGCGCGAACAGGCGGGCCACGACCATCACTCGATGCCGGGCATGGCGACCGCGGGACAGCTGGAGAACCTCAGGAACGCGAAGGGGAAGGCCTTCGACGAGCTCTTCCTGAAGCTGATGATCACGCACCACGAGGGGGCGGTGACGATGGCGGCCGAGGTGCTGAGCGAGGGCAACAACGTCCTCGTGGAGGAGATGGCGAACGACGTGATCGCCCAGCAGACGGCCGAGATCGGGAGGATGCGGAGGCTGTAG
- a CDS encoding helix-turn-helix domain-containing protein yields the protein MSPRSPSVNEELRRRSRERILQATVELVDTHGYEATTLADIAERAGSARGLISYYFPGKRQLLQAAVHRLMHLTLEEALEREPRTEDGRERMARAIDAILGLAAERPTLMRTHMAGILQAEGFVQCEEQQRLAFLLRDTVTRYGSEDVDTDYPLLRALLMGAVVAVLLPGAQMPLTRLRSELFHRYGLDWEAGAPPGGGPPDGAPVVRPSAGCHDPTAGAHDSGQSSKSK from the coding sequence ATGTCCCCGCGTAGCCCATCGGTCAATGAAGAGCTCCGGCGCAGGTCCCGGGAGCGCATTCTGCAGGCCACGGTGGAGCTGGTCGACACCCATGGCTACGAGGCGACGACGCTCGCGGACATCGCGGAGCGGGCTGGTTCGGCGCGGGGGCTGATCTCGTACTACTTCCCCGGCAAGCGGCAGCTTCTGCAGGCCGCGGTGCACCGGCTGATGCATCTCACGCTGGAAGAGGCGCTGGAGCGCGAGCCGCGCACGGAGGACGGGCGCGAGCGCATGGCGCGCGCGATCGACGCGATCCTGGGACTCGCCGCCGAGCGTCCCACCCTGATGCGGACCCATATGGCGGGCATTCTGCAGGCCGAGGGGTTCGTGCAGTGCGAGGAGCAGCAGCGCCTCGCGTTCCTGCTGCGGGACACGGTGACGCGGTACGGCTCCGAGGACGTGGACACCGACTATCCGCTGCTGCGCGCCCTGTTGATGGGCGCGGTGGTGGCGGTGCTGCTGCCGGGGGCGCAGATGCCGCTGACGCGGCTGCGGTCGGAGCTGTTCCACCGCTACGGCCTGGACTGGGAGGCGGGCGCGCCGCCGGGCGGGGGTCCGCCCGACGGCGCGCCGGTGGTCAGGCCGTCAGCCGGCTGTCATGATCCGACGGCCGGCGCTCACGACTCCGGTCAGTCGTCGAAGTCGAAGTAG
- a CDS encoding phosphatase PAP2 family protein, which translates to MRSSAVISGVLAVLLLALVAVGWDPLLSFDRSVTEALHRDAVSDPGLTQANRVLSDWVWDPWTMRALTAATVVLLWWGRERRLALWVAATSLLAVALQQGIKTLVGRERPEWSDPVDSARFAAFPSGHAMTAMVTCGLLLWVLALRWREEWRGWGALAVAAAVSVLGVGWTRVYLGVHWPSDVLGGWLLGWCCVAAAVLAYRWSEPRAPGAGLGDGDSAGSRMGGTG; encoded by the coding sequence ATGCGTTCCTCCGCTGTGATCTCCGGAGTTCTGGCCGTCCTCCTGCTCGCCCTCGTGGCCGTGGGATGGGACCCCCTGCTCTCCTTCGACCGGTCCGTGACCGAGGCGCTCCACCGTGACGCGGTGTCCGACCCCGGGCTCACCCAGGCGAACCGTGTCCTCAGCGACTGGGTGTGGGACCCGTGGACGATGCGCGCGCTGACCGCCGCGACGGTGGTGCTGCTGTGGTGGGGACGAGAGCGTCGCCTCGCCCTGTGGGTGGCCGCGACGAGTCTGCTGGCCGTGGCGCTCCAGCAGGGCATCAAGACGCTGGTGGGGCGGGAGCGGCCGGAGTGGAGCGATCCGGTCGACTCGGCGCGGTTCGCCGCCTTCCCGTCCGGGCACGCCATGACGGCCATGGTCACCTGCGGGCTGCTGCTCTGGGTCCTCGCGCTGCGCTGGCGCGAGGAGTGGCGCGGCTGGGGCGCCCTGGCGGTCGCGGCGGCGGTCTCGGTGCTCGGGGTGGGGTGGACGCGGGTCTATCTGGGCGTGCACTGGCCCTCGGACGTCCTCGGGGGCTGGCTGCTCGGCTGGTGCTGTGTGGCCGCTGCGGTCCTGGCGTACCGCTGGAGCGAGCCGCGCGCCCCCGGGGCCGGCCTCGGAGACGGCGACAGCGCGGGGAGCAGAATGGGAGGAACAGGATGA